From one Halothece sp. PCC 7418 genomic stretch:
- a CDS encoding glycosyltransferase, with product MELKPIQRKDTPRITLFLSNLGGGGAERVMLNLASGITQQGIDVDLVLGQAWGPHLQKVPSTVRLIDLKAAGFLAKSFALAKYLKQEQPFALISAMHYGNEIALWAKRLAKVPTQVIVTEHNTISQAIRQTTRMRKLLIPLFVRYVYPWADSIVTVSQAAAKDLAHFTGQPQERIQAIYNPVVSPELLEKAAQPLDHPWFLPGEPPVILGVGKLEAQKDFPNLIRAFAQARLVKPMRLVILGWGPHRSQLEALIAELGLEKDVALLGYVNNPYAYMARAAVFVLSSAWEGLPTVLIEAMAVGVPVISTNCKSGPAEILDHGQYGWLIPVGNSSALAEAILEALSSPRKKVTSSWLDQFSLESATQQYLNLLGLEKVTH from the coding sequence ATGGAATTAAAACCAATTCAACGCAAAGACACCCCGCGTATTACTCTTTTTCTTAGCAATCTTGGTGGTGGGGGAGCAGAGAGAGTGATGCTTAATTTAGCTTCTGGTATTACTCAACAAGGGATAGATGTGGATTTAGTGCTCGGTCAGGCTTGGGGGCCTCACTTGCAAAAAGTTCCCTCAACAGTGCGACTGATTGATTTAAAAGCAGCAGGATTTTTGGCAAAATCTTTTGCTTTAGCGAAATATCTTAAACAAGAGCAGCCCTTCGCTCTTATTTCAGCGATGCACTATGGAAACGAGATTGCTTTGTGGGCAAAACGTCTCGCTAAAGTCCCGACGCAAGTCATTGTCACTGAGCACAACACAATTTCTCAAGCGATTCGACAGACCACTCGGATGAGGAAACTCTTGATTCCGCTTTTTGTACGGTATGTTTACCCTTGGGCTGATAGTATTGTCACCGTTTCTCAGGCAGCAGCCAAGGATCTCGCTCATTTCACAGGTCAACCTCAAGAACGGATTCAAGCCATTTATAATCCAGTGGTGAGTCCTGAACTACTAGAGAAGGCAGCACAACCTTTAGATCACCCTTGGTTTCTGCCTGGAGAACCACCCGTGATTCTTGGTGTTGGCAAGTTAGAAGCGCAAAAAGACTTCCCAAACTTAATTCGTGCCTTTGCTCAAGCGAGACTCGTCAAACCGATGCGATTAGTCATTTTGGGATGGGGACCTCATCGCTCCCAACTAGAAGCCTTAATCGCTGAATTAGGCTTAGAAAAAGATGTCGCTTTACTGGGCTATGTGAATAATCCTTATGCTTATATGGCTCGTGCAGCAGTATTTGTCTTGTCGTCAGCTTGGGAAGGATTACCCACTGTATTGATTGAAGCAATGGCTGTCGGAGTTCCCGTTATTTCTACCAATTGCAAAAGTGGACCTGCAGAAATTCTAGATCATGGTCAATATGGCTGGCTCATACCAGTGGGAAATAGTTCCGCTTTAGCAGAAGCAATTTTGGAGGCATTAAGCAGCCCACGGAAAAAAGTAACATCTTCATGGCTTGATCAGTTTAGCTTGGAGAGTGCAACCCAACAATACCTTAATCTTTTGGGATTAGAAAAAGTCACTCATTGA
- a CDS encoding polysaccharide pyruvyl transferase family protein, which produces MIVELRGINFKNKGAELMMNTVVQQVSNWHQENIVAVRPRTGTFKQKSQAGLYSLAWLDSKISFSPPLIDTLANLIPRKIRHLYGVTTYSEIDAILDASGFAYSEQWGLGLTKMMADEAKKGKRSGKKIILLPQAFGPFESPSLKNSFLQVLDNSDLIFARDKISYEHLINLGGKSSHIKIAPDFTNLVKGKVPDYLPHPFNQPCIIPSARMIDKTPAHIRQNYLFFLVTCTKELIRKKQEPFILVHDTGSDFELASQLQTEVGQAIKIINEPNPLLIKGILSQCSLVIASRFHGLISALSQGVPGLGLGWSHKYNQLFEDYCCSECLISSLDSEEEIQHKLSLITEEPSRSSIISRLQTASIQQKELSVNMSNEVRKCLESRSDLLFI; this is translated from the coding sequence ATGATCGTCGAACTTAGAGGCATTAACTTTAAAAATAAAGGTGCTGAGTTAATGATGAATACCGTTGTACAACAGGTATCTAACTGGCATCAAGAGAATATCGTAGCAGTTCGCCCTCGGACTGGAACTTTTAAGCAAAAATCCCAAGCTGGACTTTATTCTTTAGCATGGCTAGATTCTAAAATTTCTTTTTCCCCTCCCCTCATCGATACGCTTGCTAACCTCATCCCCAGAAAAATACGCCATTTATATGGAGTAACTACATATTCAGAGATTGACGCAATTCTGGATGCTTCTGGTTTTGCTTACTCTGAACAATGGGGGTTAGGTTTAACCAAAATGATGGCAGACGAAGCAAAAAAAGGAAAAAGAAGCGGTAAAAAAATTATCCTACTCCCTCAAGCCTTTGGCCCTTTTGAAAGTCCAAGCCTGAAGAATAGCTTTTTACAAGTCTTAGACAATAGTGACTTGATTTTTGCGAGAGATAAAATTTCTTATGAGCACCTCATCAACTTGGGTGGGAAATCTTCACATATCAAAATCGCTCCCGATTTTACCAACTTAGTCAAAGGAAAAGTTCCTGATTATCTTCCTCATCCGTTCAATCAACCCTGCATCATCCCCAGTGCCAGAATGATTGATAAAACACCAGCACACATCAGGCAGAATTACTTATTTTTTTTGGTAACCTGCACCAAAGAATTAATACGAAAAAAACAAGAGCCTTTTATCTTAGTACACGATACAGGAAGTGACTTTGAATTAGCATCCCAATTACAGACAGAAGTTGGACAAGCAATAAAAATTATCAACGAACCGAATCCTTTATTGATCAAAGGGATATTAAGTCAGTGTTCTCTGGTCATTGCTTCGAGATTTCATGGCTTAATCAGTGCTTTATCTCAAGGAGTTCCTGGTCTTGGTCTAGGCTGGAGTCATAAATATAATCAACTCTTTGAAGATTATTGTTGCTCGGAGTGTCTCATTTCTTCTCTAGACTCTGAAGAAGAAATACAGCACAAACTCAGCTTAATTACAGAAGAACCAAGTCGATCAAGCATTATTAGTCGCTTACAAACAGCAAGCATTCAGCAAAAAGAATTGAGTGTCAATATGTCAAATGAAGTTCGGAAATGCCTTGAATCTAGATCAGATTTATTGTTTATTTGA
- a CDS encoding Coenzyme F420 hydrogenase/dehydrogenase, beta subunit C-terminal domain, whose translation MPTDQFTSETTTLLKTVINGGYCIGCGACSAVENSPFSITLNDQGCFTATFQPDSQRQTSEAKVLAVCPFSDHAINEDQIGKKLYATSATYHDKIGYYITTYAGFVKEKDFRQRGSSGGIAKWILYQLFNEGLIDAVIQVKRNRPTASDPMLYRYSVAHSVSDIRSGSKSVYYPIEMSEVLEYIKHHPGRYAITGVPCFIKALRLLSLQEPIFQERIQFCIGIICGHLKSTRYADMLAWQGGIPPGNLTSIDFRQKLPHTKANEKGVEMIGVNHSGEAITKVGIVQEFFGTNYGLGFFKYQACDYCDDVTAEVADVAIGDAWLPQYINDGNGTSAVVVRHRLIQQLIEKGMTSGQLQLDCLSAEEIARSQDAGLRHRREGLAYRLYLKDLAGEWRPQKRVKAQFSHLSKQLRKIHKLRVLIAEKSHVAFKSAIEADQFSLFKKEMQSLTKEYHKNKTSIFQRISRKILSILPFPWNSTQGK comes from the coding sequence ATGCCAACCGATCAATTTACTAGCGAAACTACTACTCTCTTAAAAACAGTTATTAATGGTGGATATTGTATTGGTTGTGGAGCTTGCAGCGCAGTAGAAAATTCCCCCTTCTCGATCACACTAAATGATCAGGGCTGTTTTACTGCTACTTTCCAGCCCGACTCCCAACGTCAAACTTCAGAAGCAAAAGTGCTTGCTGTTTGTCCTTTTTCTGATCACGCCATCAATGAAGATCAGATTGGTAAAAAACTCTATGCCACCTCAGCCACTTATCACGACAAGATTGGATATTACATCACAACGTATGCTGGTTTTGTCAAAGAGAAAGACTTTCGCCAACGTGGGAGTTCTGGCGGAATCGCCAAATGGATTCTTTACCAACTGTTTAATGAGGGGTTAATTGATGCTGTGATTCAGGTTAAGCGCAATCGACCCACTGCATCTGATCCCATGCTATACCGCTACTCCGTCGCTCACTCCGTTAGTGATATTCGATCAGGCTCTAAATCGGTCTATTATCCCATAGAAATGTCTGAAGTCTTAGAGTACATCAAACATCATCCGGGTCGCTATGCGATTACAGGCGTTCCTTGTTTTATCAAAGCCTTACGCCTACTCTCTCTCCAAGAACCGATCTTCCAAGAACGAATCCAGTTTTGCATCGGAATAATCTGTGGACATTTAAAAAGTACCAGATATGCCGATATGCTAGCTTGGCAAGGAGGAATTCCACCTGGAAATCTGACTTCAATTGATTTTCGCCAAAAACTTCCCCATACTAAAGCCAATGAAAAGGGAGTGGAAATGATTGGAGTTAATCATTCAGGAGAAGCAATCACGAAAGTGGGAATTGTACAAGAATTCTTTGGCACCAATTATGGTCTTGGTTTTTTCAAATACCAGGCTTGCGATTATTGTGATGATGTGACAGCAGAAGTGGCTGATGTTGCAATTGGAGATGCTTGGCTTCCCCAGTATATCAATGACGGTAACGGGACTAGTGCTGTTGTTGTACGCCACCGATTGATTCAGCAACTGATTGAGAAAGGAATGACTTCTGGTCAACTTCAACTTGACTGTCTGAGTGCTGAAGAGATTGCGCGATCGCAAGATGCGGGACTCAGACATCGACGGGAAGGTTTAGCTTATCGCTTGTATTTAAAGGATCTCGCAGGAGAATGGAGACCCCAGAAACGAGTGAAAGCTCAGTTTTCTCACCTGAGTAAGCAATTAAGAAAAATTCACAAACTCAGAGTTTTAATTGCTGAAAAAAGCCACGTCGCCTTTAAATCTGCTATCGAGGCAGATCAGTTTTCACTCTTTAAAAAAGAAATGCAATCTTTAACGAAAGAATATCACAAAAATAAGACTTCAATATTTCAACGCATTTCTAGAAAAATATTATCAATCTTACCTTTCCCTTGGAACTCAACACAGGGGAAGTAA
- a CDS encoding glycosyltransferase family 2 protein: MSPDQPRVSIGLPVYNGERFLRETLDSILAQTFEEFELIISDNASTDKTAEICQEYLAKDQRVRYFRNSENLGAARNYNRTFELATGQYFKWAAGDDLLAPEYLERCVAVLDRAPSVVLCYTAETRIDASGKPLRKSILDRLNLRSPTPAQRFQQHHRLWYQRSFMSTNPIFGLIRVRALQKTPLIGNYVWSELALLMELMLLGEFYEVPEHLFFFRWHPKTSRATRESAGWEELAIWFDPKNKGKIVLPEWGLLFQQLASIQRVPMSFSEKVFCYLQVGKWFSWKWKKLAKELMMATGKLITKAYLISSQKLSIKKI, encoded by the coding sequence ATGAGTCCTGATCAACCCCGTGTCAGTATCGGTTTACCCGTTTATAACGGCGAGCGATTTCTCAGAGAAACCCTAGACTCAATTTTGGCGCAAACCTTTGAGGAATTTGAACTTATTATTTCCGATAATGCCTCCACTGATAAAACGGCTGAAATTTGCCAAGAATATCTTGCTAAAGACCAGCGCGTCCGTTACTTTCGGAATTCGGAAAATTTAGGGGCTGCCCGCAATTATAATCGGACATTTGAATTAGCAACTGGACAATACTTTAAGTGGGCTGCTGGTGACGATCTGCTTGCCCCAGAATATTTAGAGCGATGTGTTGCAGTGCTCGATCGCGCTCCCTCCGTTGTCTTATGTTACACGGCAGAAACACGCATTGACGCATCAGGAAAACCCCTTAGAAAAAGCATCCTTGATCGTCTTAACCTTCGCTCTCCAACACCGGCTCAGCGCTTTCAACAGCATCATCGCTTATGGTATCAGCGCAGTTTTATGTCCACCAATCCCATTTTTGGGTTGATTCGAGTTAGGGCCCTGCAAAAAACACCATTAATTGGCAATTATGTCTGGTCAGAATTGGCTTTGTTAATGGAACTGATGCTTCTCGGTGAGTTCTACGAAGTCCCCGAACATCTTTTCTTTTTCAGATGGCATCCAAAAACATCAAGAGCAACACGAGAAAGTGCAGGTTGGGAAGAACTTGCGATCTGGTTCGATCCGAAAAACAAAGGAAAAATTGTGCTCCCCGAATGGGGATTATTGTTCCAACAACTTGCCTCAATTCAACGAGTTCCCATGAGCTTCTCAGAAAAAGTATTTTGCTATCTACAAGTCGGAAAGTGGTTTTCTTGGAAATGGAAAAAATTAGCCAAGGAATTAATGATGGCAACAGGAAAACTGATCACGAAAGCATATTTAATCAGTTCCCAGAAATTGTCTATCAAAAAAATTTAA
- a CDS encoding glycosyltransferase family 4 protein, with translation MIRTSFFDPMKVLHLSTSDLDGGAARAAYRLHQSLQGRGAISQMLVRAKDSADQSVIADRSLFTKLGPRSSSLPLRFYPQRDRALFSSQWFPNAIAAKVKTLNPDLVHLHWIGNGFLPIETLAQLKHPLVWTLHDMWAFTGGCHYTQDCNRYTDACGACPQLNSNKSWDLSRWVWRRKAQVWKNLNLTLVSPSRWLAQCARSSSLFQNSRIEIIPHGLDLETYQPIEQPIARKLLNLPPDQQLVLFGASPGTTSDPRKGLHLLQPALQKLIESGGSDRLELAIFGSSQPKTPVDLGFPTHYLGQFHDDLSLVLAYSAADVMVVPSKQEAFGQTASEALACGTPVVAFAATGVKDIVDHQHNGYLANPFDIEDLAQGIKWILEDANRHHQLRINARDKAKQAFSKQWQAERYLSLYEEILAECER, from the coding sequence GTGATCAGAACCTCTTTTTTTGACCCGATGAAAGTTTTACATTTAAGTACGTCTGATCTTGATGGTGGTGCAGCCCGTGCTGCCTATCGACTCCATCAAAGTTTACAGGGGAGGGGTGCTATCTCCCAGATGCTGGTGCGAGCTAAAGATAGTGCGGATCAAAGCGTGATTGCTGATCGCAGCCTATTCACCAAGTTAGGACCGCGATCGAGCAGTTTACCCTTACGATTTTATCCGCAGCGCGATCGCGCTTTGTTTTCCTCGCAATGGTTTCCTAATGCTATTGCTGCAAAAGTGAAAACCCTCAATCCCGATCTTGTTCACTTGCACTGGATTGGCAACGGATTTTTACCCATCGAAACCTTAGCACAATTGAAACACCCCTTGGTCTGGACGCTTCACGATATGTGGGCTTTCACTGGTGGCTGTCATTATACGCAAGACTGTAACCGTTATACAGATGCTTGTGGGGCTTGTCCTCAACTTAACAGTAACAAGAGTTGGGATTTATCCCGTTGGGTCTGGCGACGGAAAGCGCAAGTCTGGAAAAATCTCAATCTTACCCTAGTGAGTCCCAGTCGTTGGCTTGCCCAGTGTGCGCGATCGAGCTCTCTCTTTCAAAACTCCCGAATCGAAATCATTCCCCATGGTCTCGATTTAGAAACCTACCAACCCATCGAGCAACCCATTGCGCGAAAACTGCTAAATTTACCCCCAGATCAGCAACTTGTTCTTTTTGGGGCTTCTCCAGGCACCACGAGCGACCCCAGAAAAGGATTGCATTTACTTCAACCCGCACTGCAAAAGCTAATCGAGTCTGGGGGGTCAGATCGTCTGGAATTGGCGATTTTTGGAAGTTCTCAACCCAAAACACCAGTAGATCTGGGATTTCCCACTCACTATCTCGGTCAATTCCACGATGATCTCTCCCTCGTCTTAGCCTATTCTGCTGCTGATGTCATGGTCGTGCCCTCAAAACAGGAAGCCTTTGGACAAACCGCCTCCGAAGCCCTTGCTTGCGGAACACCAGTGGTTGCTTTTGCAGCAACAGGTGTCAAAGACATTGTTGACCACCAACATAATGGCTATTTAGCCAATCCGTTTGACATTGAGGATTTAGCCCAAGGCATCAAGTGGATCTTAGAAGATGCCAATCGCCACCATCAACTTCGTATTAACGCCCGTGACAAAGCAAAGCAAGCATTTTCTAAGCAATGGCAAGCCGAGCGCTATCTCTCCCTCTATGAGGAGATTTTGGCAGAGTGCGAAAGATAA
- a CDS encoding glycoside hydrolase family 55 protein, with the protein MLISLLSGCASETLYSSPFNSEDDQLLETSQLLDHSPTLPQEKQFPNDIGWINIKQDYGAKGDGKTDDTQAIQKALATPYSSYNRPKLIYFPKGTYLVSDTLQFPAEGMQCCVTFQGQGRDNTIIKLKDNLPAYRADAAAAVIRTRAGNIAFRNYIRDLTVNTGRGNPGAVGIDYISNNRGAIKDVTIKSEDGQGRIGLSMLRQWPGPSLIKNVSIEGFDVGIRTFHSVYGMVFENINLSNQNEVGLQNTSNTIAIRNLKSNNSVPVIHNVGNGLTILLNGEFQGGSSSVSAINNRAYIYARNVTAQGYQSAIQNWDHIVPDLYHREYIFDRVDSLFDAPKHSLQLPIEETPVFHDNNLNHWANVKDYPSVQAAMNSGHSTIYFPRGDYPTSGFINIPDTVKKIIGFESRLGAPKNEKVVFQITDKSTDPLIIEGFILNERVTIQHASPRTLALKYSQLQGSLLNSKEAGKLFLEDVQTELHLDYPQQVWARQLNIETLSNPRTKISNNGGNLWILGLKTEGKGSVIETTNGGQTELLGTVIYPVRKFTDAEQKTQAAFVNENSNHSLIYSLSAASAQRNYQIQVKEIRNGETKVFLTEDLPSYQIPLFVGYNNN; encoded by the coding sequence GTGTTGATCTCTTTACTCAGTGGCTGTGCTTCGGAAACGCTATACTCCTCTCCTTTCAATTCTGAAGATGATCAGTTACTGGAAACGAGTCAATTGCTAGATCATTCCCCTACTCTTCCTCAAGAAAAACAATTTCCCAATGATATCGGCTGGATTAATATCAAACAAGACTATGGTGCAAAAGGAGATGGAAAAACTGACGATACTCAAGCCATTCAAAAGGCACTTGCTACCCCTTATTCTAGCTATAATCGACCGAAATTAATCTATTTTCCGAAAGGGACTTATCTTGTCAGCGATACACTGCAATTTCCTGCTGAAGGAATGCAATGTTGCGTCACCTTTCAAGGACAGGGTAGAGACAACACAATTATCAAATTAAAAGATAACCTTCCCGCCTATAGGGCTGATGCTGCTGCAGCCGTTATTCGCACTAGAGCAGGGAATATTGCTTTCCGAAACTATATCCGTGATCTAACAGTCAATACTGGACGTGGAAATCCAGGTGCGGTGGGAATTGATTACATCTCGAATAATAGAGGAGCGATTAAAGATGTCACCATAAAATCTGAAGATGGGCAAGGAAGAATCGGTCTATCAATGCTAAGACAGTGGCCTGGTCCGAGCTTAATTAAAAATGTATCAATTGAAGGATTTGATGTTGGGATTCGTACTTTTCATTCTGTGTATGGGATGGTATTTGAAAATATCAATCTGAGCAATCAAAATGAAGTGGGTCTTCAAAATACCAGTAATACCATTGCCATTCGTAATCTGAAAAGTAATAATTCTGTACCCGTGATTCATAATGTCGGGAATGGTTTGACGATCTTGTTAAATGGAGAGTTTCAAGGGGGGTCATCATCAGTTAGTGCCATTAATAATCGAGCCTATATTTATGCGAGAAATGTCACTGCACAAGGCTATCAATCTGCAATTCAAAATTGGGATCATATTGTTCCTGATTTATACCATCGTGAATATATTTTTGATCGGGTTGACTCCCTATTTGATGCGCCGAAACATTCCCTCCAACTTCCCATTGAGGAAACACCAGTTTTCCATGATAACAATTTGAATCACTGGGCAAATGTCAAGGATTATCCATCAGTACAAGCTGCTATGAATTCTGGTCACTCCACCATTTACTTTCCGAGAGGGGACTATCCAACGAGCGGATTCATTAATATTCCAGATACAGTCAAAAAAATTATTGGTTTTGAGTCTCGCTTGGGTGCGCCTAAAAATGAGAAGGTTGTTTTTCAGATTACAGATAAGAGCACTGATCCCCTCATCATTGAGGGTTTTATTCTGAATGAGAGAGTAACGATTCAGCACGCCTCTCCTCGAACATTAGCCCTCAAATATTCTCAATTACAAGGTTCACTTCTGAACTCAAAAGAAGCTGGAAAATTGTTTTTGGAGGATGTACAAACAGAATTACACTTAGATTATCCTCAGCAGGTTTGGGCAAGACAATTAAATATTGAAACCCTGAGTAATCCTCGCACTAAAATTTCTAATAATGGCGGTAATTTGTGGATACTCGGACTAAAAACAGAAGGGAAAGGATCGGTTATTGAAACCACTAATGGCGGTCAAACTGAATTACTAGGAACGGTTATTTATCCAGTGCGAAAATTTACGGATGCTGAACAAAAAACTCAAGCAGCTTTCGTTAATGAAAATTCTAATCACTCTCTGATTTATTCACTCAGCGCTGCTAGTGCTCAACGTAATTATCAGATTCAGGTTAAAGAAATTCGCAATGGTGAAACTAAGGTTTTCTTAACTGAAGATCTTCCGAGTTATCAGATCCCTTTATTTGTTGGATATAACAATAACTAA
- a CDS encoding acyltransferase gives MKINKRHPSPRWTGIDLFRGFAIFGVIILHADEGIPTHSSSWAKILEFSGFAVPFFLATSFYLAFQKIYQTGREFQIKPRLIRLLLPYLVWTGIYVSYKALKYLLQNESDNLNQLFHDPIALIFFGGAAFQLYFLPLLLSGTLLIKPISGLTTQQTRISDLIALCLLSLVGYQIILTSGNYFDNASGLAFQSLFNIPFLGELEDHQFLRILLVEIAFMIRCLPYLFIAALITHPKINLSFQNQTILYLMTTLALFLMINLFGGQLLPISLYELSRGYTALLLALALSHYLPQHPMIKNLSVCSFGIYLIHLLFVDSFQIIENRLDAEAIFRMSTPNLLMFAILVLAISWVATDFLMKKKFLARLMFGI, from the coding sequence ATGAAAATTAATAAAAGGCATCCTTCTCCAAGATGGACGGGGATTGATTTATTTCGAGGTTTTGCCATATTTGGCGTTATCATTCTTCATGCAGATGAAGGAATTCCAACTCATTCCTCAAGTTGGGCAAAGATCTTAGAATTTTCTGGTTTTGCTGTTCCTTTTTTTTTAGCAACCTCTTTCTACTTAGCCTTTCAAAAAATCTATCAAACAGGGAGAGAATTTCAGATCAAACCGAGACTCATTCGTCTGTTGCTCCCCTATTTAGTGTGGACGGGAATTTATGTCAGCTACAAAGCCTTAAAATATTTACTACAAAATGAATCTGATAATCTCAATCAATTATTTCATGATCCGATCGCGCTGATTTTTTTTGGCGGGGCTGCTTTCCAGCTTTACTTTTTACCCCTTTTGCTCTCAGGGACTCTATTAATTAAACCCATTTCAGGGTTAACCACTCAGCAAACGCGGATCAGCGATTTAATTGCTTTATGTCTTTTGAGTTTAGTGGGTTATCAGATCATCCTGACCTCAGGAAACTATTTTGATAATGCTTCTGGTTTGGCTTTCCAGTCTTTATTTAATATCCCTTTTTTGGGGGAACTAGAAGATCATCAATTTTTAAGAATTCTCTTGGTAGAAATTGCCTTTATGATCAGATGCTTACCTTATCTTTTTATCGCAGCCTTGATCACTCATCCCAAAATTAATCTCTCATTTCAAAATCAAACAATCCTCTATTTAATGACGACTCTCGCCTTATTTCTAATGATTAATCTATTCGGTGGACAACTGCTACCTATCTCCCTTTATGAACTGAGTCGAGGCTATACGGCTCTGCTGTTAGCTCTTGCTCTCTCCCATTATCTACCGCAACATCCAATGATTAAAAACCTCAGTGTCTGTTCTTTTGGCATTTATCTCATCCACCTTCTTTTTGTGGACAGTTTTCAAATTATTGAAAATCGCCTTGATGCGGAAGCCATCTTCCGAATGTCAACCCCTAATTTATTAATGTTTGCAATTCTGGTTTTGGCGATCAGTTGGGTTGCTACAGATTTCCTAATGAAGAAGAAATTTCTTGCTCGACTCATGTTTGGCATCTAA
- a CDS encoding glycosyltransferase family 2 protein: protein MRYSNPILTLGMPIYNGERFLRETLESILNQTFENFELIISDNASTDKTQAICQEYAAQDQRICYYCNDDNLGAARNYNRVFQLSKGTYFKWVAHDDLLAPEYLERCIEVLEQNSALVLCYSRTIFIDQEGNEIRKASSNLLQLTSPKPHQRFEQYQKLFFNKGRLDRQGSNLKEKPIKADSDLTQHHPAGDRWLPIFGVIRSNLLKGTPLIASYVNSDAILLGELALLGQFYEVPEYLFRYRDYGEASGRKHNGYYEYNVWFDPVNKNKIVMPLWRWFWEYLAAIQRSPLNRSETTLCYAQMAQWLRWMWQRLAKELLITSLRALKINQISIGKIKKQLPTQW from the coding sequence ATGAGATATTCTAATCCTATTCTCACTCTTGGAATGCCGATTTATAATGGCGAGCGTTTCCTCAGAGAAACCTTAGAGTCAATTTTGAATCAGACATTTGAAAACTTCGAGTTAATTATTTCAGATAATGCTTCAACTGATAAGACTCAAGCGATTTGTCAAGAATATGCTGCTCAAGATCAACGGATTTGCTACTACTGCAATGATGATAATCTTGGTGCAGCTCGTAATTACAACCGTGTGTTTCAATTATCTAAGGGAACTTACTTTAAATGGGTGGCTCATGACGATTTGCTAGCCCCAGAATATCTAGAGCGATGTATTGAAGTATTGGAACAAAATTCGGCACTGGTTTTGTGTTACAGCAGAACTATTTTTATTGATCAAGAGGGAAATGAAATCCGAAAAGCATCTTCTAATCTCCTTCAATTGACTTCACCGAAACCACACCAGCGATTTGAGCAATATCAAAAGCTATTTTTTAATAAAGGTCGCTTGGATCGGCAAGGATCTAATTTAAAAGAGAAACCGATTAAAGCGGATTCTGACCTAACTCAACACCATCCAGCTGGGGATAGATGGTTACCCATTTTCGGAGTAATACGGTCAAATTTACTCAAGGGAACGCCCCTCATTGCTAGTTATGTTAATTCTGATGCGATCTTACTAGGAGAACTCGCCCTACTGGGTCAGTTTTACGAAGTTCCAGAGTATCTATTCCGCTACAGAGATTATGGGGAAGCCTCGGGGCGAAAACATAACGGTTACTACGAGTATAATGTCTGGTTTGATCCCGTTAATAAAAACAAGATCGTCATGCCGTTATGGCGATGGTTTTGGGAATATCTTGCTGCGATACAACGTAGTCCATTAAATCGATCTGAAACAACACTTTGTTATGCTCAAATGGCTCAATGGTTGCGCTGGATGTGGCAAAGATTAGCAAAAGAATTACTCATCACCTCCTTACGAGCTTTGAAGATTAATCAAATTTCTATCGGAAAAATCAAAAAGCAATTACCAACCCAATGGTAA
- a CDS encoding sulfotransferase domain-containing protein: MSPLVLQKLQNKFITSKQKLVNLYQNFGLGVIQKSPYDNIYYCCTQKTASQWFRSVLNDFTFYQYTGLIVHPYVELGLRYAAFEEALPKRTIGTHLYISYPTYLTIPKPAHYKTFFILRDPRDIIVSWYFSAKYSHGKFKPVMKMRHDLENLDFTEGLKYIIDRLEEFGSFEAQKSWVQGSLEQDNVKIFRYEDLAEDNSSFLQQLFNYLEIQMPAEEFTDLCQRHQFESKTEGRNQGKENVQSHYRKGIAGDWKNYFDYATTSYFKAVTKDLLEQLGYPE, from the coding sequence ATGAGTCCTCTCGTTTTACAAAAGTTACAAAATAAGTTCATAACCTCGAAACAGAAATTAGTTAATCTCTATCAAAATTTTGGTTTAGGAGTTATCCAGAAATCTCCCTACGATAACATTTACTATTGTTGTACTCAAAAAACAGCGAGCCAATGGTTTAGATCCGTCTTGAATGACTTTACTTTTTACCAATATACAGGGCTTATCGTCCATCCTTATGTGGAACTAGGACTTCGCTATGCTGCTTTTGAGGAAGCCTTACCTAAACGCACGATTGGAACGCATTTGTATATTAGCTATCCCACTTATTTAACCATTCCTAAACCCGCCCATTACAAGACATTTTTTATTTTGAGAGATCCCAGAGATATCATTGTGTCTTGGTATTTTTCTGCCAAGTATTCCCATGGCAAATTCAAGCCAGTCATGAAAATGCGTCACGATTTAGAAAATCTAGATTTCACAGAAGGTCTGAAATATATCATTGATCGCTTAGAAGAATTTGGATCGTTTGAAGCACAAAAATCTTGGGTGCAAGGGTCTCTAGAGCAAGATAATGTCAAGATTTTTCGTTATGAAGACTTAGCGGAGGATAATTCTTCTTTCTTGCAGCAACTCTTTAATTACTTAGAGATTCAAATGCCAGCCGAAGAATTTACTGATCTTTGCCAAAGACATCAGTTTGAAAGTAAAACTGAAGGTCGAAATCAGGGTAAGGAAAATGTTCAAAGCCACTATCGAAAAGGGATAGCAGGAGATTGGAAAAACTACTTTGATTATGCAACAACCTCTTACTTTAAAGCAGTTACCAAAGACCTCCTAGAACAATTAGGTTATCCCGAATAA